Proteins from a single region of Pseudopedobacter saltans DSM 12145:
- a CDS encoding glycosyltransferase family 4 protein yields the protein MRVLLLSNRIPFPPHGGYAIVVYNTIQELLSLGCEVTLFSLNTAKHYVFSSSIQDELIKKIKFYKYGVDDKVKVKDAFFNLFTSKSYNIIRFYSEGCAGMLAKILRENDFDIVQFEGLQVTPYLETVRNNSNAKVVYRSHNIEFKIWKRLALKEGMTPKKLYLNLLSKRLREYETNIINKFDALFAISHLDEHFFKSIGCTSVLTSFPVALNLSQYAGIHKLTPHKSIGYIGSMDWRPNVEGLSWFLEQVWPQIQKLTSGIKFHLAGKNMPARFTHRDFQNYVMEGEVDDALEFISKQHVFVVPLFSGSGMRVKIIEAMALGKCVIATSIAAEGIKYQHDKNILIADRADDFYKQILRCFTDKTLISRIGKQARLLVQQHHDIEKESKRMLLTYQKLCAK from the coding sequence ATGAGAGTTTTGCTTCTCAGTAACAGGATTCCATTCCCTCCTCATGGGGGATACGCTATTGTGGTATATAATACCATACAGGAATTGTTGAGTCTGGGATGCGAGGTCACATTATTTAGTTTAAATACTGCGAAGCACTATGTTTTTTCCAGTTCGATACAGGATGAACTGATAAAAAAGATAAAATTCTATAAATATGGTGTCGATGATAAAGTAAAAGTCAAAGACGCCTTTTTCAACTTATTTACCTCAAAATCTTACAATATAATTCGTTTCTACAGTGAAGGATGTGCAGGTATGCTGGCAAAGATATTAAGAGAAAACGATTTTGATATTGTTCAGTTTGAAGGTTTGCAGGTAACTCCTTATCTGGAAACCGTAAGGAACAACAGTAACGCAAAGGTTGTTTACCGCTCCCATAATATTGAGTTTAAAATATGGAAAAGATTAGCCTTAAAAGAAGGAATGACTCCTAAAAAACTGTACCTGAATTTGTTGAGCAAGAGATTGAGGGAGTATGAGACCAATATAATCAACAAATTCGACGCACTGTTTGCAATTAGCCATCTGGACGAACATTTTTTTAAGAGTATCGGTTGTACCTCCGTATTAACGAGTTTTCCCGTAGCATTAAATTTAAGCCAATATGCAGGGATACATAAGCTTACACCACACAAAAGTATTGGTTATATCGGGTCTATGGACTGGCGGCCTAATGTGGAAGGTTTAAGTTGGTTTCTAGAACAGGTTTGGCCGCAAATTCAGAAGCTCACTAGCGGCATTAAATTTCATTTAGCAGGTAAAAATATGCCAGCTCGATTCACACATCGGGATTTTCAGAATTATGTTATGGAGGGAGAGGTGGATGACGCGCTGGAGTTTATATCAAAACAACATGTTTTTGTTGTTCCGTTATTCTCGGGAAGCGGGATGCGAGTTAAGATTATAGAAGCTATGGCATTAGGAAAATGTGTGATAGCTACTTCGATAGCAGCGGAGGGAATAAAGTATCAACACGATAAAAATATACTGATAGCAGACCGGGCCGACGATTTTTATAAACAAATATTACGTTGCTTTACCGATAAGACATTGATATCCAGAATTGGTAAACAAGCCCGACTTTTAGTGCAGCAGCATCACGATATTGAAAAGGAGAGTAAAAGGATGCTTCTGACCTATCAAAAACTTTGTGCTAAATAG
- a CDS encoding ribonuclease HII codes for MLLPFYQEEFIEAGCDEAGRGCLAGPVFAAAVILPKDFFHPLLTDSKQLTDKDRKALRIEIEEKALAFAVAPVDHEEIDRINILNASFLAMHKALDKLTIRPEFIIIDGNRFKSYNNIGHQCVIKGDGKYYSIAAASILAKTYRDDYMDALHEEFPLYDWNKNKGYPTTKHRLAILEHGICTYHRKTFRVTDPQLTIF; via the coding sequence ATGCTATTACCATTTTATCAAGAGGAGTTTATAGAAGCCGGATGCGATGAAGCAGGAAGAGGATGTTTGGCAGGCCCCGTGTTTGCCGCAGCCGTAATTTTACCGAAGGATTTTTTCCATCCGTTATTGACTGACTCTAAGCAATTAACTGATAAAGATCGTAAAGCCTTAAGAATAGAAATAGAAGAAAAAGCACTAGCTTTTGCCGTAGCGCCGGTAGACCACGAGGAAATTGATAGGATTAATATTTTGAATGCCTCGTTTCTTGCCATGCATAAGGCACTCGACAAACTGACAATCAGACCAGAATTTATTATCATCGATGGAAATCGTTTCAAAAGTTACAACAATATTGGCCATCAGTGTGTTATAAAAGGAGACGGGAAATATTATTCTATTGCTGCGGCATCTATTCTTGCCAAGACATATAGAGATGACTATATGGATGCCTTGCATGAAGAATTCCCACTTTATGATTGGAACAAGAATAAAGGCTATCCCACAACTAAACATCGATTGGCAATTTTAGAACATGGTATATGCACTTATCACCGTAAAACATTTAGAGTAACAGACCCGCAGTTGACTATCTTTTAG
- a CDS encoding 2-phosphosulfolactate phosphatase, translated as MQKRNLEVCLTPVLLPLYNIENSIVVVIDIFRATSSICYGIANGAEAIIPVAKVEECLSYKDQNCLLAAERDGQVVEGFDFGNSPFAYTEEKVKGKTIVLTTTNGTYAIDESRKRAHQVIVGSFINLDAICNYLRNQDKDILLLCAGWKNRFNLEDTLFAGAVVTQLGLDGFELDDAAYAAEDLYLQAKEDLAGYTSKASHGKRMQRLNLQEDIKFCLNHNLTDAIPVLVNDKLVKM; from the coding sequence ATGCAAAAAAGAAATTTAGAGGTTTGCTTAACACCTGTTTTGCTGCCACTTTATAATATCGAGAATTCAATCGTTGTAGTAATAGATATTTTTAGGGCCACAAGCTCTATCTGTTATGGTATTGCTAACGGAGCAGAAGCAATTATTCCGGTAGCTAAAGTTGAAGAATGTTTAAGTTATAAAGATCAAAACTGCTTGTTGGCAGCCGAACGCGATGGACAAGTAGTGGAGGGGTTTGATTTTGGAAATTCGCCATTTGCCTATACCGAAGAGAAAGTAAAAGGAAAAACTATTGTTTTGACTACTACAAATGGTACCTACGCCATCGACGAATCCAGGAAAAGAGCGCATCAGGTTATCGTAGGATCTTTTATCAATCTGGATGCTATTTGTAACTACCTCAGAAATCAGGATAAGGATATTCTTTTACTGTGTGCGGGCTGGAAAAACCGTTTCAACTTAGAAGATACATTATTTGCAGGGGCAGTAGTAACTCAGTTGGGCTTAGACGGATTTGAACTTGATGATGCTGCCTATGCAGCTGAAGATTTGTATTTGCAGGCAAAAGAAGACTTGGCAGGATACACTTCAAAAGCGTCACACGGAAAACGTATGCAGCGATTGAACCTGCAGGAAGATATTAAATTCTGTTTAAATCATAATTTAACCGATGCAATTCCCGTTTTGGTTAATGATAAATTGGTTAAAATGTAA
- a CDS encoding PepSY-associated TM helix domain-containing protein yields the protein MGFNKINNWLHLWLGLISGIIVFIVCITGCIWVFNEEITLLLEPETRIEKQDKPVLSPSEIKKIANQEFPDLKVSYVTYQQGVAASVGLGERRKGGATLKINPYNGEIISKKLKQDGETDFFRFILNGHRFLWLPYEIGRPIVNYATLVFVVLLITGLIWWYPKKWNKSARDKSFKIKWGASFKRVNLDLHNVLGFYSLLFLLVIALTGMVWGIKWYSEGLYWATSGGKQLPGRDRLVSDSTQLNKHYTPDQAIDLAFQKVISENPKANGFYYSFPDTSRAKSTIGIYIYPNKGQFYNSKRYNFDQHTLKPLEGDEVYGVDFEDAEFGAKLRRMNYDLHVGSILGFPGKVLAFLVTLIGASLPITGFLIWWGRKFGKKKKGQNKKKKVTNKHETFQAQIDKELDQAISVLQIDNKNNQTI from the coding sequence ATGGGTTTTAACAAAATAAATAACTGGTTACATCTTTGGTTAGGACTTATCTCCGGCATAATTGTATTTATTGTTTGCATTACAGGTTGTATCTGGGTATTTAACGAGGAGATAACTCTTCTTCTTGAACCGGAAACCCGAATAGAAAAGCAGGATAAGCCTGTATTGTCGCCATCCGAGATTAAGAAAATTGCAAATCAGGAATTTCCGGATCTGAAAGTCAGTTATGTAACCTATCAACAGGGAGTCGCTGCAAGTGTTGGCCTTGGCGAACGAAGAAAAGGTGGCGCTACTCTAAAAATAAATCCTTATAACGGAGAAATCATTTCCAAAAAGCTAAAACAAGATGGAGAGACTGATTTTTTCCGATTCATTCTGAATGGACATCGCTTCTTATGGCTGCCCTACGAAATCGGACGCCCTATAGTTAACTACGCGACCTTAGTATTTGTTGTCCTTTTGATTACCGGATTAATCTGGTGGTATCCAAAAAAATGGAACAAAAGCGCCAGAGACAAAAGCTTTAAAATTAAATGGGGCGCTTCTTTTAAAAGAGTTAATCTGGATCTTCATAATGTATTGGGATTCTATTCCTTATTGTTCCTGCTTGTTATAGCCCTTACCGGAATGGTGTGGGGAATAAAATGGTACAGCGAAGGTCTTTACTGGGCAACTTCAGGAGGCAAGCAATTACCAGGAAGAGATCGTTTGGTTTCTGACTCTACGCAATTGAACAAACATTACACACCAGATCAAGCTATTGATCTCGCTTTTCAAAAAGTGATTTCGGAGAATCCAAAAGCTAACGGGTTTTACTATTCTTTCCCCGATACTTCCAGAGCAAAATCCACTATTGGGATTTATATATATCCCAATAAAGGGCAGTTCTATAACTCGAAGCGGTACAATTTCGATCAGCACACTTTAAAACCTCTCGAAGGCGATGAAGTGTATGGCGTTGATTTTGAAGACGCTGAATTTGGTGCCAAACTGAGAAGAATGAATTATGATTTGCATGTAGGGAGCATATTAGGCTTTCCCGGAAAGGTTTTAGCTTTTCTTGTTACACTTATTGGAGCTTCTTTGCCCATTACCGGATTTTTAATCTGGTGGGGACGTAAGTTCGGAAAGAAAAAGAAAGGGCAAAATAAAAAAAAGAAGGTTACCAATAAACATGAAACTTTTCAAGCACAAATAGACAAAGAACTCGACCAAGCAATATCGGTTCTTCAGATTGACAATAAAAACAACCAAACTATATGA
- a CDS encoding DUF4198 domain-containing protein, with product MKSIKLFLLSICLLMVSDYTFAHALWIETNTIGKVGQSHEVKVYYGEYVNNERETTDKWYSDVKNFNLYLTSPGKESIKLETIAGKDFYKASFIPEQDGIYHLTIVHTAKDLGGTTKYEFSSLANVSVGKPNMIDTGTIANSLKISTANVKHFKVNEDIKVNASLNGEVLKNKVISVFSPSGWAKEYVTDEDGNITIKPIWSGRYVIEVSNREKVSGLHHGKDFTAAWQGATSTFEVK from the coding sequence ATGAAATCTATAAAACTATTTCTATTAAGTATCTGCCTGTTAATGGTATCTGATTACACTTTTGCCCATGCATTATGGATAGAAACGAATACTATCGGTAAAGTAGGCCAAAGTCATGAAGTAAAAGTTTATTATGGCGAATATGTGAATAATGAAAGGGAAACAACAGACAAATGGTATTCTGATGTAAAAAACTTCAATCTCTATCTAACATCTCCAGGAAAAGAGAGTATAAAACTGGAAACTATAGCTGGTAAAGACTTCTACAAAGCCAGTTTCATTCCCGAGCAAGACGGAATATATCATTTAACAATTGTACATACTGCCAAAGATTTAGGAGGAACTACTAAATATGAGTTCTCTTCTTTAGCAAACGTATCCGTAGGAAAACCCAACATGATTGATACCGGTACAATTGCTAACAGTTTAAAAATCTCAACAGCCAATGTAAAGCATTTTAAGGTAAATGAAGATATAAAAGTGAACGCCTCATTAAATGGTGAGGTGCTGAAAAATAAAGTCATTTCGGTTTTCTCTCCTTCCGGATGGGCAAAAGAATATGTAACAGACGAGGATGGGAATATTACGATAAAACCTATTTGGTCTGGAAGATATGTAATAGAAGTAAGTAATCGCGAGAAAGTATCGGGCT
- a CDS encoding oligosaccharide flippase family protein, giving the protein MSKKFAGQVSLLVLINLFVKLVWVLGIERNIQLSVGFNDYGAYYTLLSFSLILSIISDPGLSNYLIRHLSQNGISSNTNSELLFLKIVLSLIYLGSTCGLGIALGYKHDYFQLLLVLALYQVAWQFLTYLRGFLKGLHLFNAEIFFSVLDKVLLFLLFIPLLIYDLDLSRSIFFFAYSQLIAVVISIIGCSIFLRIKRVSVFRIGKIRLNFSLLKEVWPFTLFAFLVLIYNKIDVVMLEQILGKEMGKEEAGVYAAANRLLDASNMICVLFTSLFFPTISKLISNNKKIDKIVSSSFGILISFTIVIALSSWFYRRDLMVLLYGSESNKYVSGIFAVLMLNSPLLALYHIYSSVLIANNNLKQLNIISALCVGINILLNLFLIPQYRAFGATISSVITLALVTFLYSIFYYRHFKVKFNLKSNVKVILLVTTLFIANNLLEKTNIHWGFSMTIFMIIGFSTSYFSRLMNVKRLFSFINQNQNNQ; this is encoded by the coding sequence ATGTCCAAAAAATTTGCAGGTCAAGTTTCTCTTCTTGTTCTGATTAACTTGTTTGTCAAACTCGTTTGGGTATTGGGCATTGAAAGAAACATTCAACTTAGTGTAGGCTTCAATGATTACGGTGCATATTATACATTATTGAGCTTTTCGCTGATATTGAGCATCATATCAGACCCCGGATTAAGTAATTACCTGATACGGCACCTTTCCCAAAATGGAATTTCCAGCAATACAAATTCAGAGTTATTATTCTTAAAAATTGTCCTATCGCTCATTTATCTGGGTAGCACTTGCGGCTTGGGTATCGCTTTAGGCTATAAGCATGATTATTTTCAATTGCTATTAGTACTTGCACTATATCAGGTAGCCTGGCAATTCTTAACCTATTTAAGAGGATTTTTAAAAGGTTTGCACCTATTTAATGCAGAAATATTTTTTTCTGTTTTAGACAAGGTCTTATTGTTTTTACTGTTTATACCGCTTCTTATTTATGACCTGGATCTGTCAAGAAGCATTTTTTTCTTTGCTTACAGTCAGCTTATTGCAGTAGTCATTTCGATTATCGGGTGCTCTATTTTTCTTAGAATAAAGAGGGTATCAGTTTTCAGAATCGGAAAAATTAGATTAAACTTTTCTTTGCTAAAAGAGGTTTGGCCATTTACTTTATTTGCTTTTCTGGTACTGATTTACAACAAAATAGATGTTGTTATGCTGGAACAGATTTTAGGAAAAGAAATGGGAAAGGAGGAAGCCGGAGTTTATGCCGCGGCGAACAGGCTGCTCGATGCATCGAACATGATTTGCGTATTGTTTACATCTTTGTTCTTTCCCACGATCAGTAAGTTAATTTCTAATAACAAAAAAATAGATAAAATCGTTAGCAGCAGCTTTGGTATTCTTATCAGTTTTACTATTGTTATTGCGCTTAGCAGCTGGTTTTACAGACGAGATTTAATGGTTTTATTGTATGGTTCTGAAAGTAATAAATACGTTAGCGGTATTTTTGCCGTGTTAATGCTAAATTCTCCTCTTTTGGCACTTTATCATATATATAGTTCGGTTCTGATTGCCAATAATAATCTTAAGCAACTTAATATCATTTCGGCACTTTGCGTTGGTATAAACATCCTTTTAAATTTATTCCTGATTCCACAATACAGAGCATTTGGAGCAACTATCAGCTCGGTTATAACTTTAGCGCTCGTTACTTTCTTATACTCTATTTTTTACTATAGACACTTCAAAGTAAAGTTCAATTTAAAGTCTAACGTTAAAGTTATTTTACTTGTCACTACCCTTTTTATCGCCAATAATCTACTAGAAAAAACAAATATTCATTGGGGATTTAGCATGACTATTTTTATGATTATTGGGTTTTCTACAAGTTATTTTAGCCGGTTAATGAATGTAAAAAGACTATTTTCTTTTATTAATCAAAACCAAAACAACCAATAA
- the gcvT gene encoding glycine cleavage system aminomethyltransferase GcvT, whose product MKNTALTDKHIALGAKMVPFAGFNMPVQYAGINAEHEVVRSSVGVFDVSHMGEFILKGEKALDLIQKISANDASKLFDGKIQYSYFPNENGGVIDDLLVYRIDEKTYMLVVNASNIEKDWDWIQKHNTEGVELIDISDRTSLLAVQGPNAAKALASLTDIELENMEYYTFKKGVFAGIPNVLISATGYTGAGGFEIYFDAVHSETIWDTIFEAGKPYGIQPIGLGARDTLRLEMGFCLYGNDIDETTCPIEAGLGWVTKFTKDFVNSESLKVRKEQGVERKLVGFEMVERGIPRHGYEIVDEHDQTIGVVTSGTQSPSLQKAIGLGYVSKAFAKADSDIYIKIRDKKIKAKVVKTPFYKG is encoded by the coding sequence ATGAAGAATACCGCGTTAACCGATAAGCATATTGCTTTAGGTGCTAAAATGGTTCCTTTTGCCGGTTTTAATATGCCTGTACAATATGCCGGAATCAATGCCGAACATGAAGTAGTTAGAAGTAGTGTAGGAGTTTTTGATGTGAGCCATATGGGAGAATTTATTCTTAAGGGAGAAAAAGCTCTTGATTTGATTCAAAAAATCAGTGCTAACGATGCTTCCAAACTATTCGATGGCAAAATTCAGTATTCTTATTTTCCAAATGAAAATGGAGGAGTAATAGACGATCTGTTGGTTTATCGTATTGACGAGAAAACATACATGCTGGTTGTTAACGCTTCTAATATTGAAAAAGATTGGGACTGGATACAAAAACATAATACAGAAGGTGTAGAACTCATTGATATTTCTGACAGGACTTCTTTGTTGGCTGTGCAAGGACCAAATGCAGCAAAGGCATTGGCATCGTTGACAGATATCGAATTAGAGAATATGGAATATTACACCTTTAAAAAAGGAGTTTTTGCGGGTATTCCTAATGTGTTAATATCTGCAACAGGTTATACAGGAGCGGGTGGTTTCGAAATTTATTTCGATGCTGTGCATTCAGAAACAATTTGGGATACCATCTTTGAGGCAGGAAAGCCATACGGAATTCAACCTATCGGATTAGGGGCAAGAGATACGCTAAGATTGGAAATGGGTTTTTGTCTGTACGGAAATGATATTGATGAAACGACTTGTCCGATAGAAGCAGGTTTAGGCTGGGTAACCAAGTTCACTAAGGATTTTGTAAATTCAGAATCTTTAAAGGTAAGGAAAGAGCAGGGAGTCGAAAGAAAATTGGTTGGTTTCGAAATGGTAGAGAGAGGAATTCCACGCCATGGTTATGAAATTGTAGATGAGCATGATCAAACTATAGGAGTCGTAACATCGGGAACACAATCCCCGTCTTTGCAAAAAGCGATAGGTTTAGGATATGTTTCTAAAGCCTTTGCTAAAGCAGATTCAGATATATATATTAAAATCAGAGACAAAAAAATAAAAGCGAAAGTTGTTAAGACCCCTTTCTATAAAGGATAG